A window of Struthio camelus isolate bStrCam1 chromosome 15, bStrCam1.hap1, whole genome shotgun sequence contains these coding sequences:
- the TNRC6A gene encoding trinucleotide repeat-containing gene 6A protein isoform X6 yields the protein MPPFVLRSVSFQVKEESLSFKCQEEAFYPLVQEDFEQELEAKATKEVERKLSRAFLPLLCGTERRDLVQEEEEQLMEERKKRKEDKKKKEAAQKKAIEQKIKGVGIVPEQTKTSVSQPQPVTSNGTSTVTSTNNNAKRATANNQQQQTLPRYPPREVPPRFRHQEQKQLLKRGQQLPVIAANLGSTPKVLNGQSGGSTVTNKQPVTNGEVPNSSKKQPGMPPIRDLVSHSPNQSDLNHSGLGSHYENSHWGPVSSNSDSSTNWDKVIVDGSDKEAWPSITGSDPELTSECMDTDSASSSGSERNLVIMASGSTGGENDGIRNGIGHGSQNKFVVGSNSNNVGNGSINGPWGLSHGTLISTCQVSVDAPDSKSESSNNRMNAWGTINSSSNGGLNPSTLNSNGNHGAWPVLENNGHALKGSVGSGNPGTNIQCSTIGQISNNQSINSKVGGSAHGSWGSLQENCDSEVNGTRKVSFSGQPQNLNTEMNGPNNTTNFMTSSLPNSAGSVQINELPNNTGHGAWRVSTMNHSQIQASPVTNGTSISHLSNGEAKSGGSYGTTWGAYGSNYSGDKCSGPNSQANGDTVNATLMQPGISGPGSTNFQINGNKGGGVWEAGTVNSQSMPWGNGNGASAGGSRRGWGNPAQNTGTNISNGEWSKLPSNQHSNESVNGNSRKFTNGWKSTEEDDLNSQSSAASQITEQNSAWAKTGTGDSEGSTESTGCHEDRATTEGQTRERRKVDQHALLQSIVNRTDLDPRVLSNSGWGQTPIKQNTAWDTETSPRGERKADNGTEAWGGSVTQTSSSGGCVDRPSPNNNNDTSSVSGWGDPKSATRWGDSKGSNSQGGWEEDSAATVMVKSNQSWGSGKEEKSSWNDAQKIKQGWVDGQKASQGWAVSASESWGENSRSNHWGEAKKSSSGGSDSDRSVSGWNEPGKSNSVTWGGSNTNPNNSSGWDEPAKSNQNQGWGDPPKSNQPQGWGDSSKPINSPEWNKQDVGSWGAPSATSKPPGSGWLGGPMPTPAKEEEPTGWEEPSPESIRRKMEIDDGTSAWGDPSKYNYKNVNMWNKNVPNSSSSSDQQAQVHQQLLSSSAMSSKESSSGSGWGEPSTPATTVDNGTSAWGKPMDTGTSWGEPISDAAGTSGWGNASLGQQASNKPGPKSMQDSWCGDDMPLTGSRQTSWEEEEDVEIGMWNSSSSQEANPSLNWPPYMKKMPAKGIMKGGNKQDETWINPFIKQFTNLSFSRESPEETIQSNKMDMSGGILQDKRMEMDKHGLNVGDYNRVVGKGPGSRPQISKESSMDRSPYFDKDGIVADESQNMQFMSNQNMKLPPSNSALPNQALGSLAGLGMQNLNSVRQNGNPSMFGVGNIAAQPRSMQQPPAQPLNSSQPNPRAQVPPPLLSPQVPVSLLKYAPNNGGLSPLFGPQQQVAMLNQLSQLNQLSQISQLQRLLAQQQKAQNQRSMPSGGRQQQEQQGRSLSMQQQMMQQSRQLDPNLLMKQQTPPSQQQSLHQPTMKSFLENVIPHATPELQKGPSPINAFSSFPIGFCPISTSEIPGMNSNLNVNMDMNSIKEPQSRLRKWTTVDSISVNTSLDQNSSKHGAISSGFRLEESPFVPYDFMNSSNSPASPPGSIGDGWPRAKSPNGSSSVNWPPEFRPGEPWKGYPNIDPETDPYVTPGSVINNLSINTVREVDHLRDRNSGSSSSLNTTLPSTSAWSSIRASNYNVSLSSTAQSTSVARNSDSKSTWSPGSVTNTSLAHELWKVPLPPKSITAPSRPPPGLTGQKPPLSTWDNSLRLGGGWGNSDARYTPGSSWGESSSGRITNWLVLKNLTPQIDGSTLRTLCMQHGPLITFHLNLPHGNALVRYSSKEEVVKAQKSLHMCVLGNTTILAEFASEEEISRFFAQGQSLTPSPGWQSLGSSQNRLGSIDGSHSFSNRNDLNHWNGAGLSGTSSGDLHGTSLWGSPNYSTSLWGTPSSNDTRGISSPSPINAFLSVDHLGGGGESM from the exons ggtggggataGTGCCAGAACAAACAAAGACAAGTGTAAGCCAGCCTCAGCCTGTCACCTCTAACGGCACTTCCACAGTAACCAGCACTAATAATAATGCCAAGCGGGCCACAGCCAACAATCAGCAGCAGCAGACCTTGCCTCGATACCCTCCTCGTGAAGTACCACCACGATTTCGACACCAGGAACAGAAACAGCTTCTGAAACGAGGTCAGCAGTTACCAGTTATAGCTGCAAACCTGGGATCTACTCCTAAAGTATTAAACGGCCAATCGGGAGGCAGTACTGTCACAAATAAACAGCCCGTGACCAACGGAGAAGTGCcgaacagcagcaaaaaacagCCAG GCATGCCTCCCATTCGGGACTTGGTGAGCCACTCCCCTAACCAGTCAG aTCTGAACCACAGTGGTCTAGGATCCCATTATGAAAATTCTCACTGGGGACCAGTCTCTTCAAATAGTGACTCCAGCACAAACTGGGATAAAGTTATTGTAGACGGCTCTGACAAAGAAGCATGGCCATCAATCACTGGCAGTGACCCAGAGTTGACATCAGAATGTATGGACACTGACTCTGCCTCTAGCTCTGGGTCAGAGAGAAACCTCGTTATAATGGCTTCAGGGAGCACAGGTGGTGAAAATGATGGCATTCGAAATGGCATTGGACATGGttctcaaaataagtttgtggttGGTAGCAACAGCAATAATGTGGGCAATGGAAGTATTAATGGGCCATGGGGTTTATCCCATGGAACCCTAATAAGCACATGTCAAGTTTCTGTGGATGCTCCTGACAGCAAATCTGAAAGTAGCAACAATAGAATGAATGCTTGGGGCACCATAAACTCTTCATCAAATGGAGGGTTAAATCCAAGCACTTTGAATTCGAATGGCAACCATGGTGCCTGGCCTGTATTGGAGAACAATGGACATGCCCTGAAAGGGTCTGTAGGGAGTGGTAATCCTGGCACAAATATTCAGTGCAGTACCATAGGTCAGATATCTAATAATCAGAGTATTAACTCTAAAGTGGGTGGTTCAGCCCATGGTTCCTGGGGAAGCCTTCAGGAAAATTGTGATTCTGAAGTAAATGGTACAAGGAAGGTTTCATTCAGTGGGCAACCTCAAAACCTTAACACTGAAATGAATGGACCAAATAACACTACTAACTTTATGACCTCTAGTTTACCAAACTCTGCTGGTTCAGTGCAGATTAACGAACTGCCTAATAATACAGGGCATGGGGCCTGGCGCGTGAGCACAATGAATCATTCTCAGATTCAGGCCTCTCCAGTTACAAATGGCACTTCCATTTCTCATCTTAGCAATGGTGAGGCGAAAAGTGGTGGGTCTTACGGTACTACATGGGGTGCCTATGGTTCTAATTACTCTGGAGACAAATGTTCAGGCCCAAACAGCCAAGCTAATGGTGACACTGTGAATGCAACTCTAATGCAGCCAGGCATTAGTGGGCCTGGCAGCACTAACTTTCAAATCAATGGGAATAAAGGAGGAGGGGTGTGGGAGGCAGGGACAGTCAACTCCCAGAGTATGCCATGGGGAAATGGAAATGGTGCAAGTGCTGGCGGAAGTAGAAGAGGATGGGGCAACCCTGCACAAAACACTGGCACTAACATTTCAAATGGGGAATGGAGTAAACTGCCTAGTAATCAGCATTCCAATGAAAGCGTAAATGGAAATAGTAGGAAGTTTACAAATGGATGGAAATCTACTGAAGAGGATGACCTTAACAGCCAGAGTTCTGCTGCATCTCAGATAACTGAGCAGAACAGCGCATGGGCCAAAACAGGTACGGGGGATAGCGAAGGTAGTACGGAGAGCACTGGATGCCATGAAGATAGAGCAACTACAGAAGGACAGACTcgagagagaagaaaagttgaCCAGCATGCATTACTCCAAAGTATAGTGAACAGAACTGACTTAGATCCACGTGTCCTTTCCAACTCTGGTTGGGGACAGACTCCAATCAAACAGAACACTGCCTGGGATACCGAAACATCACCAAGAGGTGAAAGAAAAGCTGACAATGGGACAGAGGCCTGGGGAGGCTCTGTGACACAGACTTCCAGCTCAGGGGGATGTGTGGATAGACCTAGccctaataataataatgataccTCATCTGTATCAGGGTGGGGAGATCCAAAGTCTGCTACAAGGTGGGGAGACTCCAAAGGGTCAAACAGCCAAGGGGGGTGGGAAGAGGATTCTGCTGCTACAGTAATGGTCAAGAGCAATCAATCGTGGGGAAGTGGCAAAGAGGAAAAGTCATCTTGGAACGATGCACAGAAAATCAAACAGGGATGGGTAGATGGACAAAAGGCCAGCCAGGGTTGGGCAGTTTCTGCCAGTGAGAGCTGGGGAGAAAATTCAAGGAGTAACCATTGGGGTGAGGCTAAGAAATCCAGTTCAGGAGGTAGCGACAGTGACAGATCAGTATCTGGTTGGAATGAGCCAGGTAAATCAAATTCTGTTACTTGGGGAGGCAGTAACACAAACCCAAATAACTCATCCGGATGGGATGAGCCTGCAAAGTCTAATCAGAACCAGGGCTGGGGAGACCCTCCTAAATCCAATCAGCCTCAAGGTTGGGGGGATTCATCAAAGCCAATCAACTCTCCAGAATGGAACAAACAAGATGTTGGATCTTGGGGAGCACCGTCTGCCACCAGTAAACCGCCAGGGTCAGGCTGGTTGGGAGGACCAATGCCAACACCAGCAAAGGAAGAAGAACCCACTGGCTGGGAGGAGCCATCCCCTGAATCAATACGCCGTAAGATGGAAATTGATGATGGAACTTCTGCTTGGGGTGATCCAAGCAAATACAACTACAAAAATGTGAATATGTGGAATAAAAATGTCCCAAACAGTAGCAGCAGTTCAGACCAGCAAGCACAGGTACATCAGCAGCTACTGTCTTCAAGTGCCATGTCTAGCAAGGAGAGCAGTTCTGGTTCTG GTTGGGGAGAGCCTTCTACTCCAGCCACTACTGTAGATAATGGAACTTCAGCGTGGGGTAAACCCATGGATACTGGTACTAGCTGGGGAGAACCCATCAGTgatgcagcaggcacctctggctGGGGAAATGCTTCTCTTGGTCAACAGGCTTCAAATAAACCTG GGCCTAAATCTATGCAAGACAGCTGGTGTGGAGATGATATGCCGTTGACAGGCAGTCGTCAGACCAgctgggaggaagaagaggatgtAGAAATTGGAATGTGGAATAGCAGTTCCTCACAAGAAGCTAACCCATCTTTAAATTGGCCACCGTATATGAAAAAAATGCCTGCAAAG ggaataATGAAAGGTGGAAATAAGCAAGATGAAACATGGATCAATCCATTCATTAAGCAATTCACAAATCTCAGTTTTTCA AGAGAATCACCAGAGGAAACCATACAGAGCAATAAGATGGACATGTCTGGAG GGATATTGCAAGATAAGCGTATGGAGATGGATAAGCATGGCCTGAATGTTGGAGATTACAATCGTGTGGTTGGAAAAGGCCCTGGTTCTCGTCCTCAGATTTCCAAAGAGTCTTCCATGGATCGCAGTCCTTATTTTGATAAG GATGGCATTGTAGCAGACGAGTCCCAAAACATGCAGTTTATGTCCAATCAAAACATGAAGCTTCCCCCTTCAAATAGTGCACTACCTAACCAAGCCCTTGGCTCCCTAGCAGGGCTGGGTATGCAAAACTTGAATTCTGTTAGACAG aatGGCAATCCCAGTATGTTTGGTGTTGGTAATATAGCAGCACAGCCCAGGAGCATGCAGCAGCCTCCAGCACAACCTCTTAATTCATCTCAGCCTAATCCACGTGCTCAAGTGCCTCCTCCATTACTGTCCCCTCAG GTTCCAGTATCATTACTGAAGTATGCACCAAACAACGGTGGCCTGAGCCCACTTTTTGGCCCACAACAACAGGTAGCCATGTTGAATCAACTGTCCCAGTTAAACCAGCTTTCTCAGATCTCCCAGTTACAG CGGTTGTTGGCTCAGCAGCAAAAAGCGCAGAATCAAAGAAGCATGCCTTCTGGTGGTCGTcaacagcaggagcagcag ggTCGATCTCTTAGTATGCAGCAACAGATGATGCAACAGTCCCGTCAGCTTGATCCAAACCTGTTAATGAAGCAGCAAACTCCACCCTCTCAACAGCAGTCACTCCATCAACCCACCATGAAATCTTTCCTTGAGAATGTCATACCCCATGCTACTCCTGAGCTACAAAAAGGGCCATCACCAATAAATGCGTTCAGCAGCTTCCCTATAG GTTTCTGTCCAATTTCTACTTCAGAAATTCCAG GAATGAACTCAAACTTGAATGTAAACATGGATATGAACAGTATTAAAGAGCCACAGTCTCGACTGAGGAAATGGACAACAGTAGACAGCATTTCTGTGAACACATCGTTAGATCAAAACTCCAGCAAACACG GTGCTATTTCAAGTGGTTTTAGGCTGGAAGAGTCGCCATTTGTTCCATATGACTTTATGAACAGCAGTAATTCACCAGCCAGTCCTCCTGGATCTATTGGGGATGGCTGGCCCCGTGCCAAATCGCCTAACGGCTCTAGCAGTGTTAACTGGCCACCAG AATTTCGTCCTGGTGAGCCATGGAAAGGTTATCCAAACATCGACCCTGAAACTGACCCTTACGTCACTCCTGGCAGTGTCATAAACAATCTTTCAATTAATACTGTGCGGGAAGTTGACCACCTCAGGGACAGGAACAGTG gGTCATCCTCATCTTTGAACACCACGCTGCCTTCAACTAGTGCCTGGTCATCCATTCGTGCCTCCAACTACAATGTTTCCCTCAGCAGTACAGCACAAAGCACTTCAG TAGCCAGAAACAGTGATTCCAAATCAACATGGTCTCCTGGATCAGTCACTAACACCTCTCTGGCTCATGAGCTGTGGAAGGTCCCTTTGCCACCTAAAAGCATCACTGCTCCGTCCCGCCCACCTCCAGGGCTAACAGGCCAGAAACCACCTTTATCCACTTGGGATAACTCCCTTCGTTTGGGTGGAGGATGGGGAAATTCTGATGCCAGATATACCCCTG gTTCAAGCTGGGGTGAGAGCAGCTCAGGGAGAATAACAAATTGGCTTGTTCTAAAAAACCTTACACCTCAG atTGATGGCTCAACCTTGCGTACTCTGTGCATGCAGCACGGTCCACTAATAACATTCCACCTTAACCTCCCACATGGTAATGCTTTGGTCCGTTACAGTTCAAAAGAAGAGGTAGTGAAGGCACAAAAATCTCTGCACAT GTGTGTATTAGGGAACACTACTATTCTTGCTGAGTTTGCCAGTGAAGAGGAGATTAGTCGCTTCTTTGCACAAGGCCAGTCTCTGACTCCGTCTCCTGGCTGGCAATCTCTTGGATCCAGCCAGAACCGACTTGGATCCATTGACGGTTCCCATTCGTTCTCAAACCGTAATGATCTAAATCACTGGAATGGTGCTGGGCTGTCGGGAACTAGCAGTGGAGACCTTCATGGCACTTCACTTTGGGGGAGCCCCAACTATTCCACGAGCCTGTGGGGCACCCCGAGCAGCAATGACACCAGGGGAATTAGCAGCCCATCCCCCATCAACGCTTTCCTTTCTGTTGACCACCTAGGTGGAGGTGGAGAGTCCATGTAA
- the TNRC6A gene encoding trinucleotide repeat-containing gene 6A protein isoform X17 — MPPFVLRSVSFQVMEELSNHAQDDVNEDLRSEEKQVKEESLSFKCQEEAFYPLVQEDFEQELEAKATKEVERKLSRDLVQEEEEQLMEERKKRKEDKKKKEAAQKKAIEQKIKGMPPIRDLVSHSPNQSDLNHSGLGSHYENSHWGPVSSNSDSSTNWDKVIVDGSDKEAWPSITGSDPELTSECMDTDSASSSGSERNLVIMASGSTGGENDGIRNGIGHGSQNKFVVGSNSNNVGNGSINGPWGLSHGTLISTCQVSVDAPDSKSESSNNRMNAWGTINSSSNGGLNPSTLNSNGNHGAWPVLENNGHALKGSVGSGNPGTNIQCSTIGQISNNQSINSKVGGSAHGSWGSLQENCDSEVNGTRKVSFSGQPQNLNTEMNGPNNTTNFMTSSLPNSAGSVQINELPNNTGHGAWRVSTMNHSQIQASPVTNGTSISHLSNGEAKSGGSYGTTWGAYGSNYSGDKCSGPNSQANGDTVNATLMQPGISGPGSTNFQINGNKGGGVWEAGTVNSQSMPWGNGNGASAGGSRRGWGNPAQNTGTNISNGEWSKLPSNQHSNESVNGNSRKFTNGWKSTEEDDLNSQSSAASQITEQNSAWAKTGTGDSEGSTESTGCHEDRATTEGQTRERRKVDQHALLQSIVNRTDLDPRVLSNSGWGQTPIKQNTAWDTETSPRGERKADNGTEAWGGSVTQTSSSGGCVDRPSPNNNNDTSSVSGWGDPKSATRWGDSKGSNSQGGWEEDSAATVMVKSNQSWGSGKEEKSSWNDAQKIKQGWVDGQKASQGWAVSASESWGENSRSNHWGEAKKSSSGGSDSDRSVSGWNEPGKSNSVTWGGSNTNPNNSSGWDEPAKSNQNQGWGDPPKSNQPQGWGDSSKPINSPEWNKQDVGSWGAPSATSKPPGSGWLGGPMPTPAKEEEPTGWEEPSPESIRRKMEIDDGTSAWGDPSKYNYKNVNMWNKNVPNSSSSSDQQAQVHQQLLSSSAMSSKESSSGSGWGEPSTPATTVDNGTSAWGKPMDTGTSWGEPISDAAGTSGWGNASLGQQASNKPGPKSMQDSWCGDDMPLTGSRQTSWEEEEDVEIGMWNSSSSQEANPSLNWPPYMKKMPAKGIMKGGNKQDETWINPFIKQFTNLSFSRESPEETIQSNKMDMSGGILQDKRMEMDKHGLNVGDYNRVVGKGPGSRPQISKESSMDRSPYFDKDGIVADESQNMQFMSNQNMKLPPSNSALPNQALGSLAGLGMQNLNSVRQNGNPSMFGVGNIAAQPRSMQQPPAQPLNSSQPNPRAQVPPPLLSPQVPVSLLKYAPNNGGLSPLFGPQQQVAMLNQLSQLNQLSQISQLQRLLAQQQKAQNQRSMPSGGRQQQEQQGRSLSMQQQMMQQSRQLDPNLLMKQQTPPSQQQSLHQPTMKSFLENVIPHATPELQKGPSPINAFSSFPIGFCPISTSEIPGMNSNLNVNMDMNSIKEPQSRLRKWTTVDSISVNTSLDQNSSKHGAISSGFRLEESPFVPYDFMNSSNSPASPPGSIGDGWPRAKSPNGSSSVNWPPEFRPGEPWKGYPNIDPETDPYVTPGSVINNLSINTVREVDHLRDRNSGSSSSLNTTLPSTSAWSSIRASNYNVSLSSTAQSTSVARNSDSKSTWSPGSVTNTSLAHELWKVPLPPKSITAPSRPPPGLTGQKPPLSTWDNSLRLGGGWGNSDARYTPGSSWGESSSGRITNWLVLKNLTPQIDGSTLRTLCMQHGPLITFHLNLPHGNALVRYSSKEEVVKAQKSLHMCVLGNTTILAEFASEEEISRFFAQGQSLTPSPGWQSLGSSQNRLGSIDGSHSFSNRNDLNHWNGAGLSGTSSGDLHGTSLWGSPNYSTSLWGTPSSNDTRGISSPSPINAFLSVDHLGGGGESM, encoded by the exons GCATGCCTCCCATTCGGGACTTGGTGAGCCACTCCCCTAACCAGTCAG aTCTGAACCACAGTGGTCTAGGATCCCATTATGAAAATTCTCACTGGGGACCAGTCTCTTCAAATAGTGACTCCAGCACAAACTGGGATAAAGTTATTGTAGACGGCTCTGACAAAGAAGCATGGCCATCAATCACTGGCAGTGACCCAGAGTTGACATCAGAATGTATGGACACTGACTCTGCCTCTAGCTCTGGGTCAGAGAGAAACCTCGTTATAATGGCTTCAGGGAGCACAGGTGGTGAAAATGATGGCATTCGAAATGGCATTGGACATGGttctcaaaataagtttgtggttGGTAGCAACAGCAATAATGTGGGCAATGGAAGTATTAATGGGCCATGGGGTTTATCCCATGGAACCCTAATAAGCACATGTCAAGTTTCTGTGGATGCTCCTGACAGCAAATCTGAAAGTAGCAACAATAGAATGAATGCTTGGGGCACCATAAACTCTTCATCAAATGGAGGGTTAAATCCAAGCACTTTGAATTCGAATGGCAACCATGGTGCCTGGCCTGTATTGGAGAACAATGGACATGCCCTGAAAGGGTCTGTAGGGAGTGGTAATCCTGGCACAAATATTCAGTGCAGTACCATAGGTCAGATATCTAATAATCAGAGTATTAACTCTAAAGTGGGTGGTTCAGCCCATGGTTCCTGGGGAAGCCTTCAGGAAAATTGTGATTCTGAAGTAAATGGTACAAGGAAGGTTTCATTCAGTGGGCAACCTCAAAACCTTAACACTGAAATGAATGGACCAAATAACACTACTAACTTTATGACCTCTAGTTTACCAAACTCTGCTGGTTCAGTGCAGATTAACGAACTGCCTAATAATACAGGGCATGGGGCCTGGCGCGTGAGCACAATGAATCATTCTCAGATTCAGGCCTCTCCAGTTACAAATGGCACTTCCATTTCTCATCTTAGCAATGGTGAGGCGAAAAGTGGTGGGTCTTACGGTACTACATGGGGTGCCTATGGTTCTAATTACTCTGGAGACAAATGTTCAGGCCCAAACAGCCAAGCTAATGGTGACACTGTGAATGCAACTCTAATGCAGCCAGGCATTAGTGGGCCTGGCAGCACTAACTTTCAAATCAATGGGAATAAAGGAGGAGGGGTGTGGGAGGCAGGGACAGTCAACTCCCAGAGTATGCCATGGGGAAATGGAAATGGTGCAAGTGCTGGCGGAAGTAGAAGAGGATGGGGCAACCCTGCACAAAACACTGGCACTAACATTTCAAATGGGGAATGGAGTAAACTGCCTAGTAATCAGCATTCCAATGAAAGCGTAAATGGAAATAGTAGGAAGTTTACAAATGGATGGAAATCTACTGAAGAGGATGACCTTAACAGCCAGAGTTCTGCTGCATCTCAGATAACTGAGCAGAACAGCGCATGGGCCAAAACAGGTACGGGGGATAGCGAAGGTAGTACGGAGAGCACTGGATGCCATGAAGATAGAGCAACTACAGAAGGACAGACTcgagagagaagaaaagttgaCCAGCATGCATTACTCCAAAGTATAGTGAACAGAACTGACTTAGATCCACGTGTCCTTTCCAACTCTGGTTGGGGACAGACTCCAATCAAACAGAACACTGCCTGGGATACCGAAACATCACCAAGAGGTGAAAGAAAAGCTGACAATGGGACAGAGGCCTGGGGAGGCTCTGTGACACAGACTTCCAGCTCAGGGGGATGTGTGGATAGACCTAGccctaataataataatgataccTCATCTGTATCAGGGTGGGGAGATCCAAAGTCTGCTACAAGGTGGGGAGACTCCAAAGGGTCAAACAGCCAAGGGGGGTGGGAAGAGGATTCTGCTGCTACAGTAATGGTCAAGAGCAATCAATCGTGGGGAAGTGGCAAAGAGGAAAAGTCATCTTGGAACGATGCACAGAAAATCAAACAGGGATGGGTAGATGGACAAAAGGCCAGCCAGGGTTGGGCAGTTTCTGCCAGTGAGAGCTGGGGAGAAAATTCAAGGAGTAACCATTGGGGTGAGGCTAAGAAATCCAGTTCAGGAGGTAGCGACAGTGACAGATCAGTATCTGGTTGGAATGAGCCAGGTAAATCAAATTCTGTTACTTGGGGAGGCAGTAACACAAACCCAAATAACTCATCCGGATGGGATGAGCCTGCAAAGTCTAATCAGAACCAGGGCTGGGGAGACCCTCCTAAATCCAATCAGCCTCAAGGTTGGGGGGATTCATCAAAGCCAATCAACTCTCCAGAATGGAACAAACAAGATGTTGGATCTTGGGGAGCACCGTCTGCCACCAGTAAACCGCCAGGGTCAGGCTGGTTGGGAGGACCAATGCCAACACCAGCAAAGGAAGAAGAACCCACTGGCTGGGAGGAGCCATCCCCTGAATCAATACGCCGTAAGATGGAAATTGATGATGGAACTTCTGCTTGGGGTGATCCAAGCAAATACAACTACAAAAATGTGAATATGTGGAATAAAAATGTCCCAAACAGTAGCAGCAGTTCAGACCAGCAAGCACAGGTACATCAGCAGCTACTGTCTTCAAGTGCCATGTCTAGCAAGGAGAGCAGTTCTGGTTCTG GTTGGGGAGAGCCTTCTACTCCAGCCACTACTGTAGATAATGGAACTTCAGCGTGGGGTAAACCCATGGATACTGGTACTAGCTGGGGAGAACCCATCAGTgatgcagcaggcacctctggctGGGGAAATGCTTCTCTTGGTCAACAGGCTTCAAATAAACCTG GGCCTAAATCTATGCAAGACAGCTGGTGTGGAGATGATATGCCGTTGACAGGCAGTCGTCAGACCAgctgggaggaagaagaggatgtAGAAATTGGAATGTGGAATAGCAGTTCCTCACAAGAAGCTAACCCATCTTTAAATTGGCCACCGTATATGAAAAAAATGCCTGCAAAG ggaataATGAAAGGTGGAAATAAGCAAGATGAAACATGGATCAATCCATTCATTAAGCAATTCACAAATCTCAGTTTTTCA AGAGAATCACCAGAGGAAACCATACAGAGCAATAAGATGGACATGTCTGGAG GGATATTGCAAGATAAGCGTATGGAGATGGATAAGCATGGCCTGAATGTTGGAGATTACAATCGTGTGGTTGGAAAAGGCCCTGGTTCTCGTCCTCAGATTTCCAAAGAGTCTTCCATGGATCGCAGTCCTTATTTTGATAAG GATGGCATTGTAGCAGACGAGTCCCAAAACATGCAGTTTATGTCCAATCAAAACATGAAGCTTCCCCCTTCAAATAGTGCACTACCTAACCAAGCCCTTGGCTCCCTAGCAGGGCTGGGTATGCAAAACTTGAATTCTGTTAGACAG aatGGCAATCCCAGTATGTTTGGTGTTGGTAATATAGCAGCACAGCCCAGGAGCATGCAGCAGCCTCCAGCACAACCTCTTAATTCATCTCAGCCTAATCCACGTGCTCAAGTGCCTCCTCCATTACTGTCCCCTCAG GTTCCAGTATCATTACTGAAGTATGCACCAAACAACGGTGGCCTGAGCCCACTTTTTGGCCCACAACAACAGGTAGCCATGTTGAATCAACTGTCCCAGTTAAACCAGCTTTCTCAGATCTCCCAGTTACAG CGGTTGTTGGCTCAGCAGCAAAAAGCGCAGAATCAAAGAAGCATGCCTTCTGGTGGTCGTcaacagcaggagcagcag ggTCGATCTCTTAGTATGCAGCAACAGATGATGCAACAGTCCCGTCAGCTTGATCCAAACCTGTTAATGAAGCAGCAAACTCCACCCTCTCAACAGCAGTCACTCCATCAACCCACCATGAAATCTTTCCTTGAGAATGTCATACCCCATGCTACTCCTGAGCTACAAAAAGGGCCATCACCAATAAATGCGTTCAGCAGCTTCCCTATAG GTTTCTGTCCAATTTCTACTTCAGAAATTCCAG GAATGAACTCAAACTTGAATGTAAACATGGATATGAACAGTATTAAAGAGCCACAGTCTCGACTGAGGAAATGGACAACAGTAGACAGCATTTCTGTGAACACATCGTTAGATCAAAACTCCAGCAAACACG GTGCTATTTCAAGTGGTTTTAGGCTGGAAGAGTCGCCATTTGTTCCATATGACTTTATGAACAGCAGTAATTCACCAGCCAGTCCTCCTGGATCTATTGGGGATGGCTGGCCCCGTGCCAAATCGCCTAACGGCTCTAGCAGTGTTAACTGGCCACCAG AATTTCGTCCTGGTGAGCCATGGAAAGGTTATCCAAACATCGACCCTGAAACTGACCCTTACGTCACTCCTGGCAGTGTCATAAACAATCTTTCAATTAATACTGTGCGGGAAGTTGACCACCTCAGGGACAGGAACAGTG gGTCATCCTCATCTTTGAACACCACGCTGCCTTCAACTAGTGCCTGGTCATCCATTCGTGCCTCCAACTACAATGTTTCCCTCAGCAGTACAGCACAAAGCACTTCAG TAGCCAGAAACAGTGATTCCAAATCAACATGGTCTCCTGGATCAGTCACTAACACCTCTCTGGCTCATGAGCTGTGGAAGGTCCCTTTGCCACCTAAAAGCATCACTGCTCCGTCCCGCCCACCTCCAGGGCTAACAGGCCAGAAACCACCTTTATCCACTTGGGATAACTCCCTTCGTTTGGGTGGAGGATGGGGAAATTCTGATGCCAGATATACCCCTG gTTCAAGCTGGGGTGAGAGCAGCTCAGGGAGAATAACAAATTGGCTTGTTCTAAAAAACCTTACACCTCAG atTGATGGCTCAACCTTGCGTACTCTGTGCATGCAGCACGGTCCACTAATAACATTCCACCTTAACCTCCCACATGGTAATGCTTTGGTCCGTTACAGTTCAAAAGAAGAGGTAGTGAAGGCACAAAAATCTCTGCACAT GTGTGTATTAGGGAACACTACTATTCTTGCTGAGTTTGCCAGTGAAGAGGAGATTAGTCGCTTCTTTGCACAAGGCCAGTCTCTGACTCCGTCTCCTGGCTGGCAATCTCTTGGATCCAGCCAGAACCGACTTGGATCCATTGACGGTTCCCATTCGTTCTCAAACCGTAATGATCTAAATCACTGGAATGGTGCTGGGCTGTCGGGAACTAGCAGTGGAGACCTTCATGGCACTTCACTTTGGGGGAGCCCCAACTATTCCACGAGCCTGTGGGGCACCCCGAGCAGCAATGACACCAGGGGAATTAGCAGCCCATCCCCCATCAACGCTTTCCTTTCTGTTGACCACCTAGGTGGAGGTGGAGAGTCCATGTAA